Proteins from one Oncorhynchus kisutch isolate 150728-3 unplaced genomic scaffold, Okis_V2 scaffold2111, whole genome shotgun sequence genomic window:
- the LOC109881101 gene encoding olfactory receptor 11A1-like, with protein sequence MMNSTQFTSFILAGYSDIGHLKYLYFIILTVLYVSIVFANTVLIVVICMERSLHEPMYLFLCSLFVNDLYGTTGLFPALMTHLVSDDHTVSTVCCYLQIFVLYTYGSTEFINLAVMSYDRYLAICHPLQYNVIMTPNRVCILICVIWLYSFVKFTIQLSLTIRLRLCGNVIDKVYCDNYLVVKLACSTSDATVNNISGLCGIVLTVAVPLITIVFSYIKILTICLKSSIETRQKAFSTCSPHLASLLNFSFGCFLTLLQSRFDSPMRKVPTVLHTILSVYYLMCQPLLNPIVYGVRMAKIRQACKYILPVGLYPKT encoded by the coding sequence ATGATGAACTCAACACAATTCACGTCATTTATCCTAGCTGGATATAGTGACATTGGACACTTAAAGTACTTGTATTTCATTATATTAACTGTCTTATACGTCTCCATAGTTTTTGCGAACACAGTGCTTATTGTGGTAATATGTATGGAGAGGAGCCTTCATGAACCCATGTATCTGTTTCTGTGCAGTTTGTTTGTAAATGACTTGTATGGTACCACTGGTTTGTTTCCTGCTCTCATGACTCATTTGGTTTCAGATGACCATACAGTTTCCACTGTGTGCTGTTACCTACAGATATTTGTCTTGTACACATATGGATCTACTGAATTCATCAATTTAGCAGTCATGTCCTACGACAGGTACCTTGCTATATGTCATCCACTACAGTATAACGTCATCATGACACCCAACAGGGTGTGTATTTTAATTTGTGTAATATGGTTGTACTCTTTTGTCAAATTCACCATACAACTGTCTTTAACCATTCGTTTGCGATTGTGTGGAAACGTCATAGACAAAGTGTATTGTGACAACTACCTGGTAGTTAAACTTGCCTGTTCAACTTCAGACGCGACAGTTAATAACATCTCTGGACTCTGTGGTATTGTTTTGACTGTCGCTGTCCCTTTAATTACTATTGTGTTCTCTTATATTAAGATTCTGACCATTTGTTTGAAATCTTCCATCGAGACCAGACAGAAAGCTTTCAGCACCTGTTCTCCTCATCTGGCCTCGCTGCTCAACTTCTCTTTCGGCTGTTTCTTAACTCTGCTCCAGAGTAGATTTGATAGCCCTATGAGAAAAGTTCCAACTGTACTTCACACTATTTTATCAGTGTACTATCTGATGTGCCAGCCACTTTTAAATCCTATTGTGTATGGAGTTAGGATGGCTAAAATCAGACAGGCTTGTAAATACATACTACCTGTAGGTCTGTACCCTAAAACATAA